CCCAGGAAATACAGCGCAGATCGAAGCCCCGGACGGCCCTCGGCCACAAAGGCCAGCGCAATCTCGGCCCAGGCTCGCAGCGGCGTGCCCGCCGCCCGCGCCTTCCACACGCACTGCACCGCGACAAACCAGGAATACGCACGCGGATCGATCCTTCCGCGATGCTCCCGAATCCAGTCCAGCGATGCCCGCCAGTCCGGCCGCTGGCTCACCGTCTCGCGCCCATCCTCGGTGCGATACACGGCCAGCGCCTCTTCGAGCACCTGCACCCGCACATCTCCGCGCCGCGCCACGCGCAGCAGCCAGTCCCAGTCCTGATGCACGCGCAGCCCCGCGCGAAACGGCGTCTCCAGCAGCAGCGCGCGCGGCGCCACGAGCGTTGAGGTCTGCAGAAATCCCCCGCCCTGCGTGAACCCCCGGCGGCAAAAGAGGTAGTTCGCCATCGGCTCCACGCCGTCATACACGCGCCGTGGAAACAAATACTCACTCGAAGCCGTGCGCACCCACTGCCGGCACGCCATCACCACATGGCCGCGTGCGGGCCGGGCGGCGTGCGCCGCCTCCATCTGCCGAGCGATCTTCTCCGGCAGCCATTCGTCATCGTCATCCAGAAAAGCGATCCACTCACCCCGGGCTGCTTCCACGCCGGCCTGCCGCGCCGTTGCGCCGCCCACGCCGCCGGTGCGCAGCACGCGCACACGCTCATCCCCAGCCCACAATAGATTCCACGGCTGGTCGGCCTGCCCCTCGCGGCTGTCATCCACCAGCACTACTTCGAGGCCCGCATACGTCTGCGCCAGCGCGCTGCGCACCGCGTGCCCCAGCCAGGGCGAACGCCCCGCCGTCGGCAGCACCACGCTCACAAGAGGCCGTTCGGTTCCGCTGCGAGTCTCGGGCATGCGCTCCCACTCCGTTTTGTGTGACGTTATGACGCTTTTATAACGGGCAGCGAAGCAAAAATGTCTGGAGAATAGCGCTTCGGCATGCACTTCGGTAATGCGCGTTCCGAATCAGGAATCGCTTTCCCGTTCTGCAAACGTAACTGCCCTCAGTAACTCCTTCGCATGCCCCATCGGCTTGCCTCAGACATGGCGATTTTCTCGCCTTGCCTCACGCCGCCGCCCCATAATAGAGAGCGTGCCTCGCGCATTCGTCATCGGCTCAGGACCCAACGGCTTCGCGGCAGCCATTCACGCCGCCATGGCCGGCATGCGGGTCGAGGTCTTCGAGGCCGAGCAAGTGCCCGGCGGCGCGGCCCGCACGCTGCCCCTCACCGCGCCCGGATATCTGCATGACTTCGGCTCGGCCGTGCATCCCATGGCCGCCGGCTCGCCCTTCTTCCGCTCGCTTCCTCTCGAACAGCACGGGCTCGAATGGATCCACGCCGACATTCCGCTCGCCCATCCCTTCGACGACGGCTCCGCCGCCGTGCTGCTGCGCGATCTTGACGCCGCCTGCTCCGCGCTCGGGCGCGACGGCCGCGCCTGGCGCAACCTGCACGAGCCGCTGGCCGCGCATTGGGAGAGCTTCGCCCAGGACGCGCTCGGCCCGCTGCTGCGTTTTCCCGATCAACCCTTCCGCATGGCCGGCTTCGGCCTGCATGCCATGCAGCCGGCCACGCTGCTCGCGGCCACGCGCTTTCGCGACGCCCGCACCCGCGCGCTCTTTGCCGGCCTTGCCGCGCACTCTTTCATGCGTCTGGACGCGCCCTTCAGCGCCGCCGTGGGCCTCATGCTGGGCGCGGCCATGCACGCCGTGGGCTGGCCCATGCCCCGAGGCGGAGCGCAATCCATCACGCAGGCCCTGCTCGCCTCTCTCGAAGCGCTCGGCGGCAAACTGCACACCGGCCGCCGCATCGAGTCACTCGCGCAACTGCCTGACCCCAGCGGCCTCGTCTTCTGTGACGTCACGCCGCGCCAGTTGCTGCAGATTGCCGAAGGCCACTTCACCCCGGCCTACGCGCGGCAGTTGCGCCGCTACCGCTACGGTCCCGGAGCCTACAAGATCGACTACGCGTTGCACTCGCCCGTGCCCTGGGCCGCGCCTGAGTGCCGCCGCGCTCTCACCGTGCATGTGGGCGGCTCCATAAGCGAAATCGCCGCCGCCGAGGCCGCCGTGCTGCGCGGCCAATCGCCTGAGAAGCCCTTCGTGCTCGTCGCGCAGCCCTCACTCTTTGACAGCTCGCGCGCGCCCGCCGGCAAGCATGTGCTCTGGGCCTACTGCCATGTGCCGCATGGCTCCAACGTCGATATGACCGAGCGCATCGAGGCGCAGATCGAGCGCTTCGCCCCCGGCTTCCGCGACTGCATTCTGCTGCGCCGCGTCTCCACGCCGCGCACCCTCGAAGTCATGAACGCCAACCTCATCGGCGGAGACATCAACGGCGGCGCATTCACCCTCCGCCAGCTCCTTCTGCGCCCCACCCTCCATCAGTACGCCACGTCGAACAAGCGCATCTATCTCTGCTCGTCCTCGACGCCGCCCGGCGGAGGCGTGCATGGCATGTGCGGCTACCACGCCGTTGAAAAAGCGCTGCTCACGCACGGCAGCTAGCGCGCGTCCTCACCTCCCGGCCCGCACAGATTCCCGACCCTGCCACCTGGGCTCAGGATGAATTTTTCACCGCAATGTAAACATTTACATTCCCGTGATTGCCCGTTCCTGCATCCATGGTGTGTAATCACCGCGCAGAGCAACTCATGAGCTATATCCTCTCTCTCGATCAGGGCACCACCAGTTCGCGCGCCATCCTCTTTGACCATGAAGGGCGCATCGCCGGCGTCGCGCAACACGAGTTCCGGCAGATCTATCCGCAGAGCGGCTGGGTCGAGCATGACCCCATGGACATCCTCACCTCGCAGATGAGCGCCGCCGTCGAGGTGCTCACCCGCGCCGGTGCGCGTCCCCGCGACCTTGCCGCCATCGGCATCACCAACCAGCGCGAAACCACCATTGTGTGGGATCGCGAAACCGGCAAACCCATCGCCAACGCCATCGTCTGGCAAGACCGCCGCACCGCCGATCACTGCCGCCAGCTCGCCGAAGAGGGCCTGGAAGACACCGTGCGCGCCAAAACCGGCCTACGCCTCGACCCCTACTTTTCAGCGACCAAGGTCGCGTGGCTGCTCGATCATGTGGACGGCGCGCGCGAACGCGCCCGCGAGGGCAAGCTCGCCTTCGGCACCGTCGATAGCTGGCTCATCTGGAATCTCACCAGCGGCAAACGCCACGTGACCGACACCACCAACGCGTCGCGCACCATGCTCTTCAACATTCGCGAGGGCCGGTGGGATGAGGAACTTCTCGACCGCCTGCGGATTCCCGCGAGCATGATGCCCGAGGTCGTCTGGTCGAGCCAGCCGGTCGGTGAGGTCACCACCTCGCTCGGCCTCGGTTCCACGCCGATTGCGGGCATCGCCGGGGACCAGCAGGCCGCGCTCTTCGGCCAGCTCTGCACCCGCGCCGGCGACTCTAAAAACACCTACGGCACCGGCTGCTTCCTGCTCGAACACATCGGTACGGAATTCCTGCAATCCAAACACCGCCTCATCACCACGCTCGCCGCCAGTACGCAGCAGCGGCTCGAGTATGCGCTCGAAGGCAGCATCTTCATCGGCGGAGCCGTCGTGCAGTGGCTGCGCGACAATCTGCGCCTCGTCTGGAACTCCAGCGAAATCGAACCCCTCGCCATGTCCGTGCCTGACGCCGGCGGCGTCGTCTTCGTGCCGGCCTTCGCCGGCCTCGGCGCTCCGCACTGGGACCCCAACGCCAGCGGCCTCATCATCGGCATTCATCGCGGCACCACGGCCGGGCACATTGCGCGCGCCGCGCTCGAGAGCATCGCCTTTCAGGTGGGCGACGTTTTTGACGCCATGCAGTCCGAGACCGGCCACTCCATTCATGAGTTGCGCGTCGATGGCGGGGCGGCGGCCAATGACCTCATGATGCAGTTCCAGGCCGACCTGCTCGGGCTGCCCGTCGTGCGCCCCGCCATGATGGAAACCACCGCGCTCGGCGCGGCCTATCTCGCCGGGCTTGCTTCGGGCTTCTGGAGCAACACCGAAGAACTTCGCGCCCATCGCAAAGAGGACACACGCTTTGAGCCTCATGCCGATGCGGCCCAAATCGCTCATAGCCGCGACCGCTGGCGCAATGCCGTCGAACGCTCGAAGGGATGGAACAACCTGTGAACCGCGAACAGATGCTGGCGCGCATCCAAGCGCATCCTGAACCCTGGGACATGATCATCATCGGCGGCGGAGCCACCGGGGCCGGTGTCGCCGTCGATGCCGCATCGCGCGGCTTTGACGTGCTGCTGCTCGAGGCCGTGGACTTCGGCAAGGGCACCTCCAGCCGCAGCACCAAGCTCGTGCATGGCGGCGTGCGCTATCTGGAGCAGGGCAACGTCTCGCTTGTCATGTCGGCCCTCAAAGAGCGCGGACTGTTGCGCCAGAATGCGCCGCACCTGGTGAGCGACCTAGCCTTCATCGTGCCCAACTACGCCTGGTGGCAAACGCCCTTCTACGGCGCGGGCCTCAAGGTCTATGACCTGCTCGCCGGCCGGTACGGCTTCGGCAAGTCGCGCATTCTGTCAGAGCAAGAGACCATCGAGCGGCTGCCCAACATCGAGCGCCATGAGCTGCGCGGCGGCGTGGTTTATTACGATGGCCAGTTCGATGACGCGCGCCTGCTTATCGACCTCATCGCCACGGCGGCCGACCACGGCGCAACGCTCCTCAACTACATGCCCGTCATCGCCATCAACAAGAGTGCGGCCGCCTCTCAGCCAGACGAACTCATTCGCGGCGTCACCGCGCGCGACAGCGAATCCGGCGAGACCTTTGATCTTGAAGCCCGCGTCGTCGTCAACGCCACCGGCATCTTCACCGACGAAGTGCGCCACATGGCCGACCCCGATGCCGACAAAATGATCGCGCCCAGCCAGGGCATTCATCTCGTCTTTGACAAATCCTTTCTGCGCGGCGACAGCGCCCTCATGGTGCCGCGCACCAGCGATGGCCGCGTGCTCTTCGCCATTCCCTGGCACAACCACACCGTCGTCGGCACCACCGACACGCCCATTCCCGAGCCGCTCTATGAGCCGCGCCCGCTTGAGGAAGAGATCGAGTTCATTCTCGAGACCGCCGCGCAATATCTCAGCCGCCCGCCCAAGCGCAGCGATGTGCTCAGCGTCTACGTGGGCGTGCGCCCGCTCGTGAAGTCAGAGCATGCCGGCAGCAAAACCTCTTCGCTCTCGCGCGATCACGTCATCCACATCGACAACTACGGCCTGCTCACCATCACCGGCGGCAAATGGACCACCTACCGTCACATGGCCGAGGATTGCGTCGATCACGCTATCACGCTCGGCCCGCTCGAAGACCGCCCCTGCCAGACGCGCAACCTGCGCATTCACGGCTATTGCGAAGACACCCGCGGACTCGGCCATCTCTACGTCTACGGCGCGGAGGCTGACAACATTCGCGCCATCGCCGAAGCCGAGCCGCATCTGGCCGCGCCTCTGCATCCGCAACTGCCCTACACCGGCGCTGAAGTCGCATGGGCCGTGCGCCACGAGATGGCCCGCACCGTCGAGGACGTGCTCGCCCGCCGCACACGCGCGCTCTTTCTCAACGCGCACGCCGCCATCGAGATGGCGCGCCCCGTCGCCACGCTCATGGCCGCCGAACTGCGCCTGCCCGCGAACCACGCTCAAAGCTGGATCGACGCGCAGACCAGCGCCTTCGTCGAACTCGCAAAGCAATACACCCTCTCTGCAACGCAATCCACCGTCATCACGGAGAAGCCATAATCGATGCGCTCCCCTCTGCTCGGCGAATTCCTGGGCACCATGGTGCTCATTCTTCTGGGCGACGGCGTCGTGGCCGGCGTGCTGCTCAAGCGCTCCAAGGCCGAGGGCAGCGGATGGCTCGCCATCACCGCCGGCTGGTGCTTCGCCGTGCTCTGCGGCATCTTTACCGCGATTCTCTGCGGCAGCAAAGCCGCAGACATCAATCCGGCCTTCGTCCTCGCAGGAGCCGTGCAAACAGGCGCCTGGGGCACCGTCGTGCCCTACACGCTCGCCGAGATAGCCGGCGCATTCGCCGGAGCCGCCCTCGTCTGGCTCCACTACTGGCCACACTGGAAGATCACCGAAGACGCCGAGGCCAAGCGCGGCATCTTCTGCACCATTCCCGCAATTCGTAACTATTTCTGGAACTTTTTCAGCGAAGCGCTCGCAACCTTCGTCCTGGTGCTCTCGGTCGGCGCACTGAATTCACGCTTTGCCGCTCCCAATGGAGCCGCGCCCGGCCTCTCGCCCTACCTCGTCAGTTGCGTCGTCTGGGGCATCGGCCTCTCGCTCGGCGGCACCACCGGCTACGCCATCAATCCCGCGCGCGACCTCGGCCCCCGCCTCGCGCACTCCGTGCTGCCCATCCCCGGGAAAGGCCCCAGCGACTGGCGCTACGCGCCCATCCCATTCCTCGGCCCCATGTTCGGCGGCCTGCTGGCGGGCCTGCTGCTCAAGGCCATCCTCGCCTGACATCTTCCGCGCATCCCTCAACAAATCCGGGTGCCGGGTGCCCCACATCTCGCAGAGATATGGGTACTCACCGAACTCTAAAAGTGCCGCAGCTTCTCCTGCGCGGGCAGCTCCACGGGCTTCGCCGCCTCGCGTTCGAGCGAGCGGCTCACCAGGTCGCGTGAACCCAGCCCCACGGCCAGCGAAAGCGCCAGCACGATGCCGCCAAACAAAATGCCGAAGGCCATGTCCACAATCTGCTGCCCCAGTCCCAGGTGATCGAGCACCATCGCGCCCGTCAGCACCAGCACCAGCCACTTCACGCCCAGGCTTAAGAGCCGCGCATAGTCCAGGTTCATGTTGACGGCGGCAATCAGCACGCTACGCGACAAAAAGCGCGCCAGCACATTGCCCACCAGCAGCAGAATCGCCGCCCCAATCAGGCGCGGAACAAACGCGAACATCGCATGCGACACCACCGGCTCTGACGACGCCGCGTCAAAGGCCGACACGCCCACCAGCAGCCCCGTTACCACAAAGACCCAGAAGACGATGCGCGTCACCAGCAGAGTGGGCGTGTAGGCGGGTGTCCACTCGGCAATGGCCGAGGCGCCGCGCGTCAGCCTCGCGTCAAAGCCGAGCGCCGTCAGCACTGTGCGTGTCACCCAGGCCGCCGCCCAGGCCAGCGCCAAAAAGATCAGCACGGCCACCAGGGCCGCCAGCAGCCCCGGCAGCAGCGTCGCAATCTTCTCAAACACGCGCTGCATCGACTGCTCTAATGCCTGCTCAATCTGGTTCCACATCTTCGTCCTCCTTGCTTCGCGCCAAACATCGCTTATGGATTGAAGCGGTCAGGCCATCTCCAGCGCGAAACCAGATACGGTTTGTTCTCTTCAAAGGCCCGCGCCAGCCGCTCCTGCCGTTCGGCCACTTCGGCGGCCGGCAGCAAGGCGATCTCCTGCACATACGACGCCACCCAGCCCAGATACAGCGGAGTCAGCGCGCCCATCAGATGCGAGCGCCCAATCGTGCGCAGCCGGTGCGCCAGCGCAAAGTCATACACCATGCGCGCCCACAAGGCATCCGGCATGCGAAAGCTCTCCACCGGCTGACGCGCCAGCCGCTTCAGCTCCAGCAGCGCGACCGGAGGCAGCACCAGGCTCCACAGCTCGCCCAGGTTGCGCGCCGCCAGTTGAAACGACTCCACCATGGGACGCGCATCCACCGCCTCCTCGGCCATCACCGGCGCATGCGGCTCGCCCCACACCGGGGCCGGTTGCGAACCGCGCAACCGCTGCCAGCTCGCCGCCGTCAGCTCCACCTCGGTAAAAAACGCGCCCACAATCTGCGAAAGCACCGCCGTCAGGTCCAGCCCCTCCATCGGCGCGTGATGATGCGCCCGCAGATGCACCTGGCACACGCCCGCATTGCGCGGCATCGGCTCCTGCACGGCATGCGACAGCGGCCACAGCACGCTCTGCGCGCTCGCGCCATGGGTCCGCGCCACGCATTCGGCATAGCGGCCCGACGCGGCAAACTCAAACGGCAGCGGAAACTCCACCCTCCGCGCATACAGCGCGCGGCTCATCGGCGCGAGAATCGCCGTATTCAACAGCCCCTCATAACGCGTGATCGCATACACCGGCAGCGCCAGATCGCACTGCCGCGCCAGCACGGCCCCGGCCATCGTCTGCACAGCTTCGCCATGCAGCGCTTCGAGATCCGCGGCCAGCACCACGCACGCCGCGGCCTTCAGCTCCGCGGCCAACGCCAGCACGCCGCGTTGCGCTGCGGATATCTGCGCCCACGCGCCGCCATCATTGACTGCCGGCACGCGATACGGCATCAACTCAAAGCCGTCGCCTGGCTCCACCGGCGTGGCATCTTCGCCGCCCGGCCACGCCACCACCACGCGCCCCGGCCCAGGACGCCCGATCTGCGCCAGCACCTCGCTCACGCGCGCCCGCAGCTCGTCCAGGCTCACCGCCCCGGTCACGCCAATCAGCAGATCCACGGCCGCCTGCTGTCCCACTCCGCTGCCGGTCTCTTCGAGAACCTCCGCCTCAGCCATTTCGATTCCCTTTGGTCTATCGGTCTATTGCAACTATGGAAGATACAAAATTCCGTTCAACGGCGCACGCACCCATCCGGGGCGATGATTCAACTCATACACCAGTTCATACAGCGCCTTGTCGAGCGTAAAAATCTGCAGCAGCACATCAAACGCCTCGGCCGTGCGCGGCACAATCGTCGACTTGCCCATGGTCTTGCGGTAGGCGCGCAAAAACTCCGCCGTCACCGCCGTCTCCCACAGCCGCGCCCACGGCTCCAGCCGCTCGGTGTCTGCCGGTCGGCGGGAAGAAAAGTGCGTCATCGCCGAAAACGCCGCATAGCTGAACGAGCGCACCATCCCCGCCACATCCTTCAGCGGAGACTGCTTCGTGCGCCGCTCCTGGAGCATGCGCGCCGGCTCGCCCTCAAAGTCCAGAATCACAAAGTCGCCCTTCGCGCGCAGCACCTGGCCCAGATGATAGTCCCCATGCACGCGCGTCTTCGCGCCCGCATCCTGCAGCGCCGTGAGCCGCTGAAAGCGCTCCAGCAAGTGCGTGCGGCGGCTCAGCACCAGCCCGGCCGTCTCCACGGCGTCATCGGGCAGCCGCGCCAGGTTCGCCTTCAGCGCGTCAAAGGCGCGCGCCGCATCGGCCTGCAGCGCCGCCCGCAGCGCGGCCAGATCATCGGGCTCCATCCGCACCGGCGCAAAGTCCACATCGCGACGGTCCACCGCCAGCGACAGGTGCATCTCTGCCGTGCGCCGGCCCAGCGTCGAAGCTCCTTCAATCGAAAGTCCCGCATGCTCACGCGCCGCTGCCGGAATCCCGTTCAGCTTCTCGCGCAGCGCGCCCGTGCCCGGCAGCTTCACCTCGGGGAACGATGCCGCCACCGCGCTCTCAAAGTAGCGGTCCAGTTCTTCGAGCATCCACGACCAGCCGTCGCCCTCGTTCTGCACCAGCCCCTGCAGCATCGCGAGCGTCGAATCCTCACCCCCATCACGCGAGACAAACTCCAGCGCGCCCGCAAACGGAGCGATGTTGCGAAACTCTGTCCGCTCCGTCAAAAAGCGGCCAATCTCCATGTCAGGATTCAGCCCCGTCTGCTGCCGCCGGAAGAGCTTCAGAATCAGCCGATCGCCAAAGATCACCGACGTATTGCTCTGCTCGGCGGACCCGCGCCGCACCGGCAGCGCAGCCTCGCCGCCGCGCAGCTCCGCAAACAGGCTGCTCGCCGTGCCGCGCACGGTGCCATGCTGTGCCGCCGCTTCTCCGCCCTGCGCCATCAGCCGCAGCAGCGCCTGCGCGCTCTCATCGCGCATCATGCCGTCATAGAGCACGCCCGCGCCGCGCGTAGAGAAGATCTTCGTCAGCACCGCCTGCCCGTGGTGCTCCACCACCGCTTCGCACTCCTCGCCAAAGGCCATCGCCATCGGCGCAAGATAAGTGTCCGGCTCTCCTTCGGTGTAATGCACATCCACCCACACCAGTGCCAGGTGCCCGCCATCCAGCAGCGACCAATCTGTCACTTTCACAGTTTCAATTGGCCGGGACTTGCCGCCAAACCAGCGCTGCCGCTGCACATACTCCGGCAGCAGCCGCTCCAGCGTCTCGCGGCCGCGGCCTTCCAGCACGCCCGGCCAGTCCGTCTCGTTCTTCACATGCAGCAGCTCGTCGGTCGCCCCCGGTGACGGAACCTCCACCGGCTCTTCGCCCGCCTGCAGCTCCAGCCACAAAAATCCATACGGCCCCAGCGTCAGCGGATACGCCTGCTTCCCGATCGCCGGAAACTCCACATACCCCAGCATCTCCACCGGAATCATGCCGGCATACTCTGACAAATCCAGCGCCACCGGCTGCGCAAAGCGCGACAGGTTCGCCACGCACAGCACGCGCTCGCCGTCATACTCGCGCACATAGGCCAGCACCTTCCGGTTCTCCGGCTCCAGAAACTTCATCGAGCCGCGCCCGAAAACCTGGAACAGCTTGCGCAGCGCAATCATGTTGCGCATCCAGTTCAGCAGTGACGACGCATCGCTCTGCTGCGCCTCCACATTGATGGCCTCATAGCCCCACACCGGGTCCATGATCACCGGGCTGAAGAGCTTCGCAGGCGTCGCGCGAGAAAATCCCGCATTGCGGTCGCCCGTCCACTGCATCGGCGTGCGCACGCCGTTGCGGTCGCCCAGGTAGATGTTGTCGCCCATGCCGATCTCATCGCCGTAGTACAAAATCGGCGTGCCCGGAAACGAAAACAGCAGACTGTTCAGCAACTCGATGCGACGGCGGTTGTTATCGAGCAGCGGAGCCAGCCTGCGCCGGATGCCAATGTTGATGCGCATGCGAGGATCGGCGCTATACGCCAGGTACATGTAGTCGCGCTCATCCTCGCTGACCATCTCAAGCGTCAGCTCATCGTGATTGCGCAAAAAAATGCCCCACTGGCAGCTCTCAGGAATCGCCGGCGTCTGCGCGATGATGTCGGTGATCGGCAGGCGGTCTTCCTGCCGCAGCGCCATGTAGATGCGCGGCATTAGCGGAAAATGAAACGCCATGTGGCACTCATCGCCATCGCCAAAATACGGCCGCACATCCTCGGGCCACTGGTTCGCTTCGGCAAGAATCATGCGGCCCAGGTAGCCGTCATCCATCGCCTTGCGAATCGCCTTGATCAGCGCATGCGTCTCCGACAGATTCTCGCAGTTGGTGCCGTCGCGCTCGATCAGGTAAGGAATGGCGTCGAGCCGCAGCCCATCCACGCCCATGTCGAGCCAGAAGCGCATCACGCGAATCACTTCCTCCAGCACCGCGGGATTATCAAAATTCAAATCCGGCTGATGCGAAAAGAAGCGGTGCCAGTAGTACTGCTGCGCCACCGGGTCCCACGTCCAGTTCGACTTCTCCGTGTCGGTGAAGATGATGCGCGCGTCCTTGTACTTCTGGTCCGAGTCGCTCCACACATAAAAGTCGCGCTCCGGCGAGCCTGCCGGAGCCTGCCGCGCGCGCTGAAACCACGGATGCTGGTCGGACGTGTGATTGATGACCAGCTCAATCATCACCTGCAGTCCGCGCTCATGGGCTGCATTCAAAAAGCGCTGAAAGTCCTCAATCGTCCCGTAGCTCGGGTTTACGCTCGTGTAGTCAGAGATGTCGTAGCCATCATCCCTGAGCGGCGAAGGAAAAAACGGCAGCAGCCACAGGCACGTCACGCCCAGGTCCTGCAGATAATCCAGCTTCTCAATCAGCCCCGGAAAATCTCCAATCCCATCGTTGTTGCTGTCGTAAAAAGCGCGCACGTGCAGCTCATAAATCAGCGCGTCCTTATACCAGAGCGGATCAGAAGCCGATCCCGGCTTCCGCACAAACACCTGCCCTGCCGTCCGTCCCTCAGCGGTAGTAGTCAAAGTCTTTTTCCGTCCTCACAGATTTGCGCACGCTCAGCACGTGCGCCGGTATCTTCTCCGGATTCAGTTCTACAAAATTGCGCCCGCCGTGCCAGAGGTAGCGCTCTTCCGACAGCAGATCATACACCTCATAGCTCGCGTCCTCGTCCATGCCGAGCTTCCACAGCGCTAGCGTCACCCAGCCCGACTGCGTGTTGTACGGGTCCAGATTCACCACCGTCAATACGGTGTCCCCGCCATCCGCCGTCTGCTTTGAGTACGCAATCAGGTGCGGATTATCCGTCTCATGAAACACCACATGCTCATTGGCCTGCAGCGCCGCATGCGCGCGTCGTGCGGCATTCAGCTTCTTCATCAGTTGCGGAATGGGCCGCTTCGCATCCCACGTCCAACTGCGAATCTCGTACTTCTCCGAGTGCAGAT
The DNA window shown above is from Acidobacterium capsulatum ATCC 51196 and carries:
- the glpK gene encoding glycerol kinase GlpK, coding for MSYILSLDQGTTSSRAILFDHEGRIAGVAQHEFRQIYPQSGWVEHDPMDILTSQMSAAVEVLTRAGARPRDLAAIGITNQRETTIVWDRETGKPIANAIVWQDRRTADHCRQLAEEGLEDTVRAKTGLRLDPYFSATKVAWLLDHVDGARERAREGKLAFGTVDSWLIWNLTSGKRHVTDTTNASRTMLFNIREGRWDEELLDRLRIPASMMPEVVWSSQPVGEVTTSLGLGSTPIAGIAGDQQAALFGQLCTRAGDSKNTYGTGCFLLEHIGTEFLQSKHRLITTLAASTQQRLEYALEGSIFIGGAVVQWLRDNLRLVWNSSEIEPLAMSVPDAGGVVFVPAFAGLGAPHWDPNASGLIIGIHRGTTAGHIARAALESIAFQVGDVFDAMQSETGHSIHELRVDGGAAANDLMMQFQADLLGLPVVRPAMMETTALGAAYLAGLASGFWSNTEELRAHRKEDTRFEPHADAAQIAHSRDRWRNAVERSKGWNNL
- a CDS encoding phytoene desaturase family protein, translating into MPRAFVIGSGPNGFAAAIHAAMAGMRVEVFEAEQVPGGAARTLPLTAPGYLHDFGSAVHPMAAGSPFFRSLPLEQHGLEWIHADIPLAHPFDDGSAAVLLRDLDAACSALGRDGRAWRNLHEPLAAHWESFAQDALGPLLRFPDQPFRMAGFGLHAMQPATLLAATRFRDARTRALFAGLAAHSFMRLDAPFSAAVGLMLGAAMHAVGWPMPRGGAQSITQALLASLEALGGKLHTGRRIESLAQLPDPSGLVFCDVTPRQLLQIAEGHFTPAYARQLRRYRYGPGAYKIDYALHSPVPWAAPECRRALTVHVGGSISEIAAAEAAVLRGQSPEKPFVLVAQPSLFDSSRAPAGKHVLWAYCHVPHGSNVDMTERIEAQIERFAPGFRDCILLRRVSTPRTLEVMNANLIGGDINGGAFTLRQLLLRPTLHQYATSNKRIYLCSSSTPPGGGVHGMCGYHAVEKALLTHGS
- a CDS encoding MIP/aquaporin family protein, with protein sequence MRSPLLGEFLGTMVLILLGDGVVAGVLLKRSKAEGSGWLAITAGWCFAVLCGIFTAILCGSKAADINPAFVLAGAVQTGAWGTVVPYTLAEIAGAFAGAALVWLHYWPHWKITEDAEAKRGIFCTIPAIRNYFWNFFSEALATFVLVLSVGALNSRFAAPNGAAPGLSPYLVSCVVWGIGLSLGGTTGYAINPARDLGPRLAHSVLPIPGKGPSDWRYAPIPFLGPMFGGLLAGLLLKAILA
- a CDS encoding glycosyltransferase family 2 protein; protein product: MPETRSGTERPLVSVVLPTAGRSPWLGHAVRSALAQTYAGLEVVLVDDSREGQADQPWNLLWAGDERVRVLRTGGVGGATARQAGVEAARGEWIAFLDDDDEWLPEKIARQMEAAHAARPARGHVVMACRQWVRTASSEYLFPRRVYDGVEPMANYLFCRRGFTQGGGFLQTSTLVAPRALLLETPFRAGLRVHQDWDWLLRVARRGDVRVQVLEEALAVYRTEDGRETVSQRPDWRASLDWIREHRGRIDPRAYSWFVAVQCVWKARAAGTPLRAWAEIALAFVAEGRPGLRSALYFLGFAVFPVGWRKSLRNRIWRVRREERNLWALMLRW
- a CDS encoding mechanosensitive ion channel family protein, whose protein sequence is MWNQIEQALEQSMQRVFEKIATLLPGLLAALVAVLIFLALAWAAAWVTRTVLTALGFDARLTRGASAIAEWTPAYTPTLLVTRIVFWVFVVTGLLVGVSAFDAASSEPVVSHAMFAFVPRLIGAAILLLVGNVLARFLSRSVLIAAVNMNLDYARLLSLGVKWLVLVLTGAMVLDHLGLGQQIVDMAFGILFGGIVLALSLAVGLGSRDLVSRSLEREAAKPVELPAQEKLRHF
- a CDS encoding glycerol-3-phosphate dehydrogenase/oxidase; protein product: MNREQMLARIQAHPEPWDMIIIGGGATGAGVAVDAASRGFDVLLLEAVDFGKGTSSRSTKLVHGGVRYLEQGNVSLVMSALKERGLLRQNAPHLVSDLAFIVPNYAWWQTPFYGAGLKVYDLLAGRYGFGKSRILSEQETIERLPNIERHELRGGVVYYDGQFDDARLLIDLIATAADHGATLLNYMPVIAINKSAAASQPDELIRGVTARDSESGETFDLEARVVVNATGIFTDEVRHMADPDADKMIAPSQGIHLVFDKSFLRGDSALMVPRTSDGRVLFAIPWHNHTVVGTTDTPIPEPLYEPRPLEEEIEFILETAAQYLSRPPKRSDVLSVYVGVRPLVKSEHAGSKTSSLSRDHVIHIDNYGLLTITGGKWTTYRHMAEDCVDHAITLGPLEDRPCQTRNLRIHGYCEDTRGLGHLYVYGAEADNIRAIAEAEPHLAAPLHPQLPYTGAEVAWAVRHEMARTVEDVLARRTRALFLNAHAAIEMARPVATLMAAELRLPANHAQSWIDAQTSAFVELAKQYTLSATQSTVITEKP